A stretch of Desulfocurvus vexinensis DSM 17965 DNA encodes these proteins:
- a CDS encoding FmdB family zinc ribbon protein yields the protein MPMYEYECEKCGHSFEDLAGPDEPCPPCAKCAGATRKVISRAALRVDHASPLDRGVAPLVGYNPTGRPRACPAGGCGGRRRGGN from the coding sequence ATGCCCATGTACGAATACGAATGCGAGAAATGCGGCCACAGCTTCGAGGACCTGGCCGGGCCCGACGAGCCCTGCCCGCCCTGCGCGAAATGCGCGGGCGCCACGCGCAAGGTCATCTCGCGAGCCGCGCTGCGGGTGGACCACGCCAGCCCCCTGGACCGGGGCGTGGCGCCGCTGGTGGGCTACAACCCCACGGGCCGCCCCCGGGCCTGCCCTGCGGGCGGCTGCGGCGGCCGCCGCCGCGGCGGCAACTAG